The sequence TTCATTGTTTCGCCTGAAAGTAatggatgaggaaagaaaaacatgaaaaaaaagcaaacatcacacagcttgagataatagttattaggtcattaaagaaaacaaatgtaattaggtcacaataacttaattacagcaattattacacacatactcacacacacatatatatttattcaatacacactctacacagtagaacaatgatatatacacacctgagtaaaaccagaaatgtaaagacaggaaaaatactgctaagaattctgACAGCtaatataaacatgaatttaggaaggaaagaagggctacaggtaatcatatgaacccaagtacatgactggtattgtattttatcaatcttgcAAAGATGgaagaagttgaccttggcaggatttgaactctgaacgtaaagagtcgtaaataaaataacacaatttattttctctaaaagtaataagaaacaagaactggagaaaagaaggaagacagtttATTAAAAGAACCCCTGgttattactggtacagattatattgaccccaaagtgatagtaaatattctggtaggatttgaacatggaacataaaagagacaaatgtaaatactgtaaggggatgattctgtatttagcccagggtcggagtaaatagggaaactacaaaggagagaaagtgaggaagaaaaagagaaagagagagaaagtagttctAGATGggatgaaaggaagaagagagaggatttgaacctgtgacgttgaggaaatggagaacgagatgaagtaaagtgtccagtcaggcaacaacaataacaattatggtgatgattaattaataaagtagATTACAGTGTTCATtcagtgtgaaagagagaagaaagacaatgaccccatggtgggattatgacatgaatgactgaatgaaaaagaaacaaacattattgaaaacataaaagaaacagatatggATATTCCAGATCCAATGGGGACTTACTTCTGAACTGCCACATGCAGTGGTGTGTCACATTTGTTGTTCAAAACATTGGCATCGATGCCATTGTGACCCAACAACAGCTCGACAGTGTGCAAGTATCCATTATAACAGGCCAAGTGCAGCGGTGTTTGACCATATTTATCTCGAGGATtcacctgaaaaagaaaagaataaaaacattaaaaatggtgtctgaaaggggagtcgggtggtgaagaattaaaagaaaaactcacagaaaaagagaagagaaggaatgaaattaattaaacaggtggaatgattggggtggggagtaggtaatagagatttctattgtatatacacacacgcgtatacacacatacatgtgtacatataaatatatttatacacacacacacacaaacacacgcatataggatgaacaactcaataaataaacacatagagcagcaaaatgtgtgtgtgtgtgtgtgtgtatatgtgtgtgttcgcgtttgtgtgtgttcatagttacatttattcttttattctttcatttgtttcagtcatgtgactgtggccatgctggagcactgtcattagtcgagcaaatcgaccccagtaagccttgtacttattttattagtttcttttgctgaaacgctagtttacggggacgtaaacacaccagcaacggttgtcaagcgatgttggggacaaatacagacacacaaacacacgcacgtacacacagagacacataacacacacacacacatacacaaactcatatgcatatatatatatgtacacacacacacacacacatatatatatatatatatagatttatacatatttatatatatatatacatacgacgggcttctttcagtctccatctaccaaatccactcacaaggtttgctcagcctggggctatagcagaagacacttgtacattgtgccatgcagtgaaaatgaaccgggaaccatgtggttggtaagcaagttacttacctcacagccacacctgcgcctctctcactacatatatatatatatacatatatatatatacacatgtgtgtgtgtgtgtgtgtaaatagatcttttttactcttttgcttgtttccatcatttgactgtggccatgctggagcaccacatttagtcgaggaaattgcgaccaggacttattctttgtaagtctagtacttattctatcgatctctttgccgaaccgctaagttacgggggcgtaaacacaccagcatcggttgtcaagcgatggtgagtaacaaacacgcacactcaaacacacaaatatatatataatatatatatataatatatacatatataggacgggcttcttccagtttccgtctaccaaatccactcacaaggctttggtcggcccgaggctaaagtacaagacacttgcccaagtgggactgaacccggaaccatgtggtttgtaagcaagcgacttaccacacagccattcttgtgcctatatatatatatataatatatatatatatatatatatatatatatatacgacaatgccttgtgagtggatttggtagatggaactgaaagaagcctgtcgtatatatgtatattatatatatatgtgtgtgtgtgtttgtgtgtctgtgtttgtcccccagcattgcttgacaaccgatgctggtgtgtttacgtccccgtaacttagcggttcggcaaaagagaccgatagaataagtactgggcttacaaagaataagtcccggggtcgatttgctcgactaaaggtggtgctccagcatggccgcagtcaaatgactgaaacaaataaaagagtaaagagtaaaagagtatatatatatatatatatatgttgttgtatgttcCTCATGAAGCTTTTTAATAAAActtttcttaatgaaattttctgaaaatccatccCTTTCAATGTCTTAATCAACGATTATGTCTGGAGTTGTGATGGTGTTGAAACTAATCAAATGCTTCTGTTTTCTCAACATAATCGTCATCAAAAATCAATGATTATCATTAAAAGTAGGAAACACCAGAAAGTTATGGGAGAAAATACGGGGGCTcaagacgtatatatataatatatatatatatatatatattatgtatatgtatgtggtgtgtgtgggggggtgtacatactcatatatacgtgtgcatacatatttatatataatatatatgtgtatatatatatatatatatatatatatgtgtatatatatatatatatatatataatatatatatatatatatatatatatatatatatatatactaatatataatatatatactttatttaaagcagcagaaaattcaacaaaatctgttactctgagtttctcgttgccgttgatcagacagtttttgctatatatatatatatatatatataatatatatatatatatacatactaatataggatgaagttttttttacagaaaaatattccatcaaaaaatgtggcagcatattaaaataactttactgttaaattataaacaacttataaataagggctaaagaaaagtaTTTCAATGACAATTTGCTGATaagagacttttaaatcgtcaatttccacatattatttactcgctacagagaAATAAAACACGATGAACTGAAACCGGGAGAAGCCGGACGatagaatgttttttaaaaagttcgttatttctatattgaatcaatttcggaattaatctcataatagattctTTCGTCTTCAGTAGAACAtacgaaaggatataaataagatacttacctCACTTCCCCGAGATATTAAGATCTCCACAGCATGAGGTTGGTCActgagagtaaaagatagaaacattgactaatttacattaaatatgaaaatattttggctttgagacgaaacatcatcgtcatcatcatcatcatcattatcacctgcactattatcatcaatatcgtgttcatcaacatcattaccatcatcatcattgccaccacctccatcattgacaaaatcatcatcatcatcatcgccatcatcatcatcgccatcatcgccatcatcatcatcgccatcatcatcatcaccatcttcatcacctgcactattatcatcaatatcatgttcatcaacatcattaccatcatcatcattgccaccacctccatcattgacataatcatcatcatcatcatcatcatcatcagagccttcatcatcatcaccctcattgccaacaccatcatcatcattatcatcttcgacATCTccaatatcatcataatcaatattatcatcatt is a genomic window of Octopus sinensis unplaced genomic scaffold, ASM634580v1 Contig20125, whole genome shotgun sequence containing:
- the LOC115232241 gene encoding putative ankyrin repeat protein RF_0580, with amino-acid sequence MFLSFTLSDQPHAVEILISRGSEVNPRDKYGQTPLHLACYNGYLHTVELLLGHNGIDANVLNNKCDTPLHVAVQKRNNELVSLLLNQGSVQLDIQNNQKRTPIA